The following are encoded together in the Ranitomeya imitator isolate aRanImi1 chromosome 4, aRanImi1.pri, whole genome shotgun sequence genome:
- the LOC138674877 gene encoding olfactory receptor 10A3-like — protein sequence MSGINRTSIREFFLLGFNHFPSLTPFLFTLFLIVYILTMVGNVLVVILISISHRLKTPMYLFLRNLSICEVLSTTDIVPKMLQVLLQGGSTISFTDCMTQLYMFAAAGIAECLLLTSMSYDRYLAICKPLHYSSIMNFKQHLYLVIFSWLYGLVLPAITISFIYSFDFCGSNALDHFFCDLAPILELSCSDTSTVEFEVFAQTIPVFIFTFIYIVGTYFNIFLAIMRIPSETGRQKAFSTCSSHLTVVCTYYSTMIILYVTPNRRQSITVNKMLSLLYSVVTPLLNPVIYSLRNQEIRKSLSSLFKRKV from the coding sequence ATGAGTGGAATCAACAGGACGAGTATAAGAGAATTCTTTCTTCTTGGCTTCAACCATTTTCCGAGTTTGACTCCCTTCCTCTTCACGCTGTTCCTAATTGTCTACATATTGACCATGGTTGGAAATGTTTTGGTCGTCATCCTGATATCGATCAGTCATCGTCTTAAAACCCCTATGTATCTATTCCTCAGAAACCTTTCGATCTGTGAAGTCCTTTCTACTACAGATATTGTGCCCAAAATGCTCCAGGTCCTTCTACAAGGAGGAAGCACCATTTCATTTACTGACTGTATGACCCAACTCTACATGTTTGCAGCTGCAGGGATAGCAGAATGTCTTCTTCTCACCTCAATGTCCTATGATCGGTACTTGGCCATCTGCAAGCCTTTGCACTATTCCTCCATCATGAATTTCAAGCAGCATCTGTACTTGGTCATCTTCTCTTGGCTGTACGGTCTAGTCCTACCTGCAATTACCATAAGTTTCATCTATAGTTTTGACTTCTGTGGCTCCAATGCCCTTGACCACTTCTTCTGTGATCTTGCTCCAATCCTTGAGCTATCTTGCTCCGACACCTCGACTGTGGAATTTGAAGTCTTTGCTCAAACTATTCCTGTCTTCATCTTTACCTTTATCTACATTGTAGGAACGTACTTCAATATTTTTCTGGCCATCATGAGGATCCCCTCCGAAACTGGGCGCCAAAAGGCTTTCTCTACCTGTAGCTCCCACCTGACTGTAGTGTGCACCTACTACAGTACGATGATCATTTTATATGTTACCCCGAACAGGCGGCAGTCAATAACAGTCAACAAGATGCTTTCCTTGTTGTACAGTGTGGTGACCCCATTACTAAATCCAGTCATCTATAGTCTGAGGAATCAAGAAATCCGGAAATCACTTTCATCACTTTTTAAAAGGAAAGTATAA